A single genomic interval of Arachis duranensis cultivar V14167 chromosome 7, aradu.V14167.gnm2.J7QH, whole genome shotgun sequence harbors:
- the LOC107496456 gene encoding alkylated DNA repair protein ALKBH8 homolog, whose translation MTQNTPLRMEEEEEEEDEKAVLEQVFGPSSSSEEEEEEKLKWVAIEQVKGLWICTNFLSHRHQTHLLSAINSHNWFSPTTNNNQAMLFGHLPPWAHHLSHLIRTSSASILPHPLLSREPFFDQMIVNMYLPGQGICPHVDLLRFQDAIAILSLESSCVMHFTPLHSDSLQVPVLLTPGSLVLMSGEARYQWKHQINRNPGFQLWQGNELEQSRRISITLRKLCPDP comes from the coding sequence atgACACAAAACACACCACtgagaatggaagaagaagaagaagaagaagacgagaAAGCCGTGTTAGAACAAGTCTTCGgaccctcatcatcatcagaagaagaagaagaagagaagttgaagtGGGTGGCAATAGAGCAAGTTAAGGGTCTATGGATATGCACCAACTTCCTCTCTCACCGCCACCAAACCCACCTTCTCTCCGCCATCAACTCCCACAACTGGTTCTCTCCAACTACCAACAACAACCAAGCCATGCTCTTCGGCCACCTCCCTCCCTGGGCCCACCACCTCTCCCACCTCATCCGCACCTCATCTGCCTCCATTCTCCCTCACCCTCTTCTCTCCAGAGAACCCTTCTTCGACCAGATGATCGTCAACATGTACCTTCCCGGACAAGGTATCTGCCCCCACGTTGACCTCTTGCGCTTCCAAGACGCCATCGCCATCCTCTCTCTCGAATCTTCCTGCGTCATGCACTTCACTCCCCTTCACTCCGATTCGCTTCAAGTTCCCGTCTTGCTCACGCCGGGCTCCTTGGTTCTCATGTCAGGGGAAGCCAGGTACCAATGGAAGCACCAGATTAATCGCAACCCTGGATTTCAGCTCTGGCAAGGAAATGAATTGGAACAATCCAGAAGAATCTCCATTACTCTCAGGAAACTCTGCCCTGATCCATGA